Proteins encoded by one window of Chlamydiales bacterium:
- a CDS encoding MFS transporter translates to MLGKNRKWWGLSALIPGVAMVFIDQSVLPVALPTIQNHFQTSNVALQWSVNSYLLVTAVLVLAGGKLGDRIGHRRTFCWGILLFALASALCGFSPNMLWLIGARALQGAGAALMFPASASLTASLFAPHERGFALGLNVSVSSLFLIIGPLLGGYFTEALSWRWIFWLNLPLSVLGLIAVLLFIPKSLPQKQGFDLWGFLFFCISSSTLITTIMQGREWGWASSKIIFLLLIFLVATFFLFWREKRAKNPFLDLSLFRHPIYKAVNISVFVVQFILMIAVFRAIFFQNLLTWSPIKTGVITVVSSLPVLFMSPVGGKLSDRFGPKLPIALGFLLLIYSFFWLAFFESASLGMLLCGLIAFGFGIPLIFTPSYASAMNAIPRTKTGVAFGMIATVRYLGGTLGVAAIGALIDHVELASLTAKNAETKILSPSLIEELISGTERASEISTLPNSSAILEWLKQARLDGFFYSHFVLGCLLILALAIVFLLYHRKASHQLPKTPAEGWD, encoded by the coding sequence ATGCTCGGAAAAAACAGAAAATGGTGGGGGCTAAGCGCTCTTATACCCGGTGTTGCTATGGTCTTTATCGATCAGAGCGTCCTGCCTGTAGCTTTACCAACTATTCAAAACCATTTCCAGACTAGTAATGTTGCACTGCAATGGAGCGTTAACTCCTACCTTCTTGTCACCGCCGTTCTGGTACTTGCAGGAGGAAAACTAGGCGATCGCATCGGCCACCGCAGAACTTTTTGCTGGGGAATATTGCTGTTTGCTTTAGCTTCCGCTCTTTGCGGATTCAGTCCAAACATGCTTTGGCTTATTGGAGCAAGAGCTTTGCAAGGAGCAGGGGCTGCGTTAATGTTTCCTGCTTCTGCTTCTCTCACCGCATCGCTCTTTGCTCCTCATGAGCGAGGTTTTGCTTTGGGCCTTAATGTCAGCGTTAGCTCCCTTTTCTTAATTATCGGCCCCTTGCTCGGAGGGTATTTTACAGAGGCGCTTTCTTGGAGGTGGATCTTCTGGCTTAACCTTCCCCTGTCAGTTCTGGGCCTAATTGCTGTTCTACTTTTTATTCCTAAGTCTCTGCCTCAAAAACAGGGCTTCGACCTCTGGGGCTTTCTCTTTTTCTGCATCAGCTCCAGCACGCTGATTACTACCATCATGCAAGGCAGAGAATGGGGTTGGGCCTCGAGCAAAATCATTTTCCTTCTCTTAATTTTCCTTGTTGCTACCTTCTTTCTATTTTGGAGAGAAAAACGAGCTAAAAACCCCTTCTTAGATCTCTCCCTCTTTCGCCACCCAATCTACAAAGCTGTGAACATCAGCGTATTCGTTGTGCAGTTCATTCTCATGATCGCTGTTTTTCGCGCCATTTTCTTTCAAAACCTCTTAACCTGGTCTCCCATAAAAACAGGGGTCATTACAGTTGTCTCCTCCCTGCCAGTACTATTTATGTCGCCCGTAGGGGGTAAACTTTCAGACCGTTTTGGTCCCAAGTTGCCAATTGCACTCGGGTTTCTCTTGCTCATCTACTCTTTTTTCTGGCTGGCCTTTTTTGAGTCTGCCTCACTGGGAATGCTTCTCTGCGGGTTGATCGCCTTTGGCTTTGGCATCCCCCTCATTTTTACCCCCTCTTATGCCTCAGCCATGAATGCTATTCCTCGCACTAAAACGGGCGTTGCCTTCGGCATGATTGCTACAGTCCGCTATTTAGGTGGCACGCTCGGCGTAGCTGCTATTGGAGCCCTCATCGATCACGTAGAGCTCGCCTCCCTCACAGCAAAAAACGCCGAGACAAAAATCTTATCCCCATCCCTCATAGAAGAATTAATCTCTGGAACTGAAAGAGCATCAGAAATTTCCACTTTACCAAATAGTTCAGCTATTCTTGAGTGGCTAAAGCAGGCTCGTTTAGACGGCTTTTTCTATTCCCATTTTGTTCTGGGTTGTCTCTTAATCCTCGCACTTGCAATCGTCTTTTTGCTCTATCACCGCAAAGCCTCCCACCAGCTACCGAAAACTCCAGCTGAGGGTTGGGATTAA
- a CDS encoding DHA2 family efflux MFS transporter permease subunit gives MSAKPLSKATLMLLNIALAVATFMIVLDYSIANVSIPYIAGDLGVSYDQGTYVITAFAVGNGIVLAISGWLTKRIGGAKLLIYSLLLFVFFSWLCGAAWNFSVLVVARFLQGAVAGPLIPLSQTLILKHNPPEKKNAVMAFWSMVVIVGPVVGPILGGWLTFDYKWPWIFFINVPIGIVAAFCIWRIIGKEKEEIEKVPLEVVGLILLIVGVSCLQIFLDKGQQYDWFRSPAMRFFGATAFLCLTFLVVWEVMHPRPLLDLRLARIRTYWISLVSIAVAYAMYFGSVVLVPLWLQSNMGYTSPWAGIAVAPIGIAPVLFTIFVERVINKFGRIIPLCFSFIAFAISCFYTAYFTTDVDIYHVAFSRFLLGFGFIFFITPLIGLSLQGVPQDRLANAASIFHFIRAIFGGIGTSIFTTMWLRRTYYHHERLGSALTEYTPNSIEFLKDVAQVGITGEPATELLNLTVDNQAALLSINDCFFAMGWGFLALCLMLLLVRKSASSSTSSHETPTIAAH, from the coding sequence ATGAGCGCAAAACCGCTTTCAAAAGCGACGCTCATGCTCTTAAACATCGCGCTCGCGGTTGCGACCTTCATGATCGTTCTCGACTACTCGATTGCAAACGTCTCGATTCCCTACATTGCAGGAGATCTCGGCGTTAGCTACGACCAGGGAACCTATGTGATCACGGCGTTTGCTGTCGGCAATGGTATCGTGCTGGCGATCTCCGGTTGGCTCACAAAACGCATCGGGGGGGCAAAGCTATTAATCTACTCTCTTCTTCTCTTCGTCTTCTTCTCATGGCTCTGTGGCGCCGCATGGAATTTTAGCGTGCTGGTAGTGGCGAGGTTTCTGCAGGGCGCGGTTGCAGGCCCCTTGATCCCCTTAAGTCAAACTCTGATCTTGAAGCACAATCCCCCTGAAAAAAAGAACGCAGTGATGGCATTTTGGAGCATGGTGGTGATCGTAGGTCCGGTCGTGGGCCCGATCTTGGGAGGTTGGCTGACTTTTGACTACAAGTGGCCCTGGATCTTCTTCATCAACGTGCCGATCGGGATTGTCGCCGCCTTCTGCATCTGGCGCATTATTGGCAAAGAGAAGGAGGAGATAGAAAAGGTCCCTCTTGAAGTTGTCGGGCTTATTCTGCTTATTGTCGGCGTCTCCTGCCTTCAGATCTTTTTAGATAAGGGCCAGCAGTACGACTGGTTTCGTTCTCCTGCGATGCGCTTTTTTGGGGCGACAGCATTTCTATGTTTAACCTTCCTCGTGGTCTGGGAGGTTATGCACCCTCGTCCCCTGCTCGATCTTCGACTCGCTCGAATTCGAACCTACTGGATCTCGCTCGTCTCGATCGCTGTGGCATATGCGATGTACTTCGGTTCGGTTGTTCTCGTTCCCCTCTGGCTGCAGAGCAACATGGGATACACCTCCCCCTGGGCGGGAATTGCCGTTGCCCCTATCGGAATTGCACCCGTTCTCTTTACGATATTTGTGGAGAGAGTGATTAATAAATTCGGCAGAATTATTCCCCTCTGCTTCTCATTTATCGCATTTGCCATCTCTTGTTTTTATACAGCCTATTTTACTACAGATGTCGACATCTACCACGTCGCATTTTCGAGATTCTTGCTCGGCTTTGGATTTATCTTTTTTATTACCCCTCTCATCGGACTTAGCCTTCAGGGGGTACCGCAAGATCGGCTTGCGAATGCTGCGAGCATCTTCCACTTCATTCGCGCTATTTTTGGGGGGATTGGAACTTCGATCTTCACCACGATGTGGCTCAGGCGCACCTACTACCACCATGAGCGTCTCGGTTCGGCGCTCACAGAGTACACACCTAACTCGATAGAGTTTTTAAAAGATGTCGCTCAGGTGGGAATTACGGGAGAGCCCGCTACAGAGCTGCTTAACCTAACGGTCGATAACCAGGCTGCTCTCCTCTCGATTAACGACTGCTTCTTCGCGATGGGCTGGGGCTTCCTCGCCCTCTGCCTCATGCTTCTGCTAGTCCGCAAATCTGCAAGCAGCAGCACTTCTTCCCACGAAACTCCAACAATCGCAGCTCACTAA
- a CDS encoding efflux RND transporter periplasmic adaptor subunit — protein sequence MAEETRKALPPPQDPPRRKAWIFGYIFIALLIAVAIFIYWWGWLRFEEYTDDAYVAGNMVALTPQIPGIVVSINADETDIVEKGQLVIELDPTDFAVAYEGKKAELADALRKSVSLFERVGELGAEIEQRKALLWKSALDYEHRKNLVEIGGVSIEDFEHSEADLRAAYAALIDVEHALTGALAQVDRTTVVTHPSVEKVQEELKEAYIQLNRCKIYAPVRGMIAQRRAQVGERVLPAEKMLAIVPLDEMWVYANFKEVQLKKVKIGQPVKMTADIYGSSVEYHGRVIGLSAGTGSVFSIIPPQNATGNWIKIVQRLPVRITLDAQQLCDYPLRLGLSMEVTVDIHDTQGSSTPPTKSPQPVYETDIFEEQLVGIDEVIDEIIHENVSPVFLNAAYYENFSGIDE from the coding sequence GTGGCTGAAGAGACGCGAAAAGCACTACCTCCTCCTCAAGATCCCCCTCGAAGAAAGGCGTGGATATTTGGCTACATCTTCATCGCTCTGCTGATTGCTGTTGCGATCTTCATCTACTGGTGGGGATGGCTCCGCTTTGAAGAGTACACAGATGACGCCTATGTGGCGGGAAACATGGTTGCGCTCACTCCCCAGATCCCTGGAATCGTCGTCTCGATTAACGCAGATGAGACTGACATCGTAGAAAAAGGGCAGCTGGTCATCGAGCTCGACCCGACCGACTTTGCAGTTGCGTATGAAGGGAAGAAGGCGGAGCTTGCCGATGCTCTTAGAAAGAGCGTCTCCCTCTTTGAAAGAGTGGGAGAGCTCGGCGCTGAGATCGAGCAGAGAAAAGCGCTTCTCTGGAAGAGCGCCCTAGATTACGAGCATCGCAAAAATCTTGTGGAGATCGGCGGCGTCTCAATTGAGGATTTTGAACACTCAGAAGCGGATCTGCGCGCAGCGTATGCAGCGCTCATCGATGTCGAGCACGCCTTGACGGGAGCTCTTGCGCAGGTCGACAGAACAACTGTCGTTACTCACCCCAGTGTAGAAAAGGTCCAGGAGGAGCTCAAAGAGGCCTACATCCAACTCAACCGCTGCAAGATCTATGCGCCGGTAAGAGGCATGATCGCTCAGAGAAGAGCTCAGGTGGGAGAGAGAGTTCTTCCTGCCGAGAAGATGCTTGCAATCGTCCCTCTTGATGAGATGTGGGTCTATGCGAACTTCAAAGAGGTGCAGCTAAAAAAAGTAAAGATCGGACAGCCGGTAAAGATGACGGCAGATATCTACGGCAGTTCGGTAGAGTACCACGGCAGAGTGATTGGTCTCTCTGCGGGTACGGGAAGCGTCTTCTCGATTATTCCTCCTCAAAACGCTACTGGAAACTGGATCAAGATCGTCCAGCGTCTACCTGTGAGAATTACCCTCGATGCCCAGCAGCTTTGCGACTACCCCTTGCGGCTTGGTCTTTCGATGGAGGTAACGGTGGATATCCATGACACGCAAGGAAGCTCGACTCCTCCAACGAAATCTCCTCAGCCAGTGTATGAGACCGATATTTTCGAAGAGCAGCTCGTTGGGATCGACGAGGTGATCGACGAGATTATTCATGAAAACGTCTCCCCAGTCTTTCTCAACGCAGCCTACTACGAGAACTTCTCAGGAATAGACGAATGA
- a CDS encoding efflux transporter outer membrane subunit — MPSYWKFAALLAPLIFQGCITVPKQEVENNLQAPVVFSDSVQKALSSTVFVEGEWPSEKWWEIFQDPQLSRYIEMALEDSPTMQHAQAKVETALEFAKLKRSSLLPNLSFNTNSNWQYLSKNGFFRSFAPQIPATVDDIWFTFNLFYDLDLFGSTRERFRAALGEYHASEAERAGVQLFLSAAVAKAYFELQANIERRTLLSKTANRRKALLLLHADRKKYGLDTQIDLLEAEKELLEIEKLLSKTQENIELNEHMMKVLMGHSPDGGVALQVLHIPFEDPIALPSDLSLNLLSRRPDLMAQIWRVEAAAHEIGAAKADFYPNINLMAFAGFESLHFNQLLSWSSRAGSANPAISLPLFTGGQLKANLKSKWAEFHQQTAAYHEILLTAAQEVVDQLTILLKLNDQLRIQNLTVENLLSHTNLSRARYLGAVSPYMEALQTEERLFDVELELVDLKLIRRQACVNLIKGLGGGYHQTAPLTPSKKEGASG; from the coding sequence ATGCCTTCATACTGGAAATTTGCTGCGCTGCTCGCTCCCCTGATTTTTCAGGGATGTATCACCGTGCCCAAACAGGAGGTGGAAAATAACCTGCAGGCTCCTGTGGTGTTTTCGGATTCTGTTCAGAAGGCGCTCAGCAGCACTGTCTTTGTCGAGGGAGAGTGGCCCTCAGAGAAGTGGTGGGAGATCTTTCAAGATCCGCAGCTCTCTCGCTACATTGAAATGGCGCTGGAAGATAGTCCCACCATGCAGCACGCGCAGGCGAAAGTTGAGACCGCACTCGAGTTTGCAAAGCTAAAGCGCTCAAGCCTCCTTCCCAACTTGAGCTTCAACACGAATAGCAACTGGCAGTATCTGAGTAAGAATGGCTTCTTCCGCAGCTTCGCACCTCAAATTCCAGCTACTGTCGATGACATCTGGTTCACTTTCAACCTCTTCTACGACTTGGATCTCTTCGGAAGCACACGCGAGCGCTTCCGCGCAGCTCTCGGCGAGTATCACGCATCAGAGGCGGAGAGAGCGGGCGTTCAGCTGTTTTTAAGTGCAGCGGTTGCAAAAGCCTACTTCGAACTCCAGGCGAACATCGAACGGCGCACGCTCCTGTCTAAAACCGCAAACCGCAGAAAGGCTCTTCTACTTCTCCATGCAGATAGAAAAAAGTATGGGCTAGATACGCAGATCGATCTCTTGGAAGCGGAAAAGGAGCTTCTTGAAATCGAGAAACTGCTCTCTAAAACCCAGGAGAATATCGAGCTTAATGAGCACATGATGAAGGTGCTGATGGGCCACTCTCCCGATGGAGGAGTCGCGCTTCAGGTTCTGCACATTCCCTTCGAAGATCCGATTGCTCTGCCAAGCGACCTCTCGCTGAACCTTCTCTCACGGCGTCCAGATCTGATGGCGCAGATCTGGCGCGTCGAAGCCGCAGCGCACGAGATCGGCGCAGCAAAGGCCGACTTCTATCCAAACATCAACTTAATGGCATTTGCGGGATTTGAGAGCTTGCACTTCAACCAGCTCCTCTCCTGGTCGAGCAGAGCGGGTTCTGCCAACCCTGCGATCAGCCTGCCACTCTTTACCGGAGGCCAGCTGAAGGCTAACCTCAAAAGCAAGTGGGCGGAGTTCCACCAGCAGACTGCGGCCTACCATGAGATCCTCCTCACTGCTGCGCAAGAGGTGGTCGACCAGCTGACAATTCTTCTGAAGCTAAACGATCAGCTGCGCATCCAAAACTTAACCGTAGAAAATCTACTCAGCCATACAAACTTAAGCCGTGCGCGCTATTTGGGAGCTGTCTCCCCTTACATGGAGGCGCTCCAAACAGAAGAGCGGCTCTTCGATGTTGAGCTGGAGCTCGTCGATTTAAAACTCATTAGGCGTCAAGCGTGTGTGAATCTTATCAAAGGCCTCGGTGGAGGCTACCATCAGACGGCTCCTCTCACTCCTTCGAAAAAGGAGGGTGCAAGTGGCTGA
- the mnmA gene encoding tRNA 2-thiouridine(34) synthase MnmA: MKDKKTVVVGMSGGVDSSVAAYLLKEQGYNVIGLYMKNWEEEDGSGACHGLEDYEDVVRVCDQLGVPYYSVSFAKEYWDLVFTHFLEELKQGYTPNPDILCNREIKFKLLLDKALALGGDYLATGHYCQLDEKKTRLLKGLDPQKDQSYFLYTLTEKQLPSLLFPVGGLEKAEVRALAKKAGLATAQKKDSVGICFIGKRDFKSFLGRYLTYQKGSFQTLDGKRVGEHDGVAYYTLGQRKGLGIGGPGDAWFVVAKDLQRNIVFVEQGKDHPALYTSSLTATEASWVNGPPLHLPFRCRAKVRYRQEDQECIITRIDGDKIEVSFPQPQRAVTPRQSIVFYQDSICLGGAMIAP, encoded by the coding sequence ATGAAAGATAAAAAAACAGTTGTGGTGGGCATGTCTGGAGGGGTCGACTCTTCCGTTGCGGCCTACCTTTTAAAAGAGCAGGGGTACAACGTCATCGGCCTCTACATGAAGAATTGGGAGGAGGAGGATGGAAGCGGAGCCTGCCACGGGCTGGAGGATTACGAGGATGTCGTAAGGGTGTGCGATCAGCTTGGAGTCCCTTACTACTCGGTGAGCTTTGCAAAGGAGTATTGGGATCTCGTCTTCACCCATTTTCTTGAAGAGCTCAAACAGGGCTACACACCCAATCCAGACATCCTCTGCAACCGCGAGATCAAATTTAAGCTGCTTCTCGACAAGGCCCTTGCTCTGGGGGGCGACTATCTGGCTACGGGCCACTACTGCCAGCTAGATGAGAAAAAAACGCGTCTTCTGAAGGGGCTCGACCCGCAAAAAGATCAGAGCTACTTTCTCTACACGCTAACTGAGAAGCAGCTCCCCTCGCTTCTCTTTCCAGTGGGTGGCCTAGAAAAAGCCGAGGTGCGCGCGCTGGCAAAAAAGGCGGGTCTTGCAACGGCGCAGAAGAAGGATAGCGTCGGCATCTGCTTCATCGGCAAGCGCGATTTTAAATCCTTCTTAGGTCGCTACCTCACCTACCAGAAGGGCTCCTTTCAGACCCTAGATGGCAAGAGAGTTGGAGAGCATGACGGCGTCGCCTACTACACGCTCGGCCAGAGAAAAGGCCTCGGCATCGGCGGACCGGGAGACGCCTGGTTCGTTGTGGCAAAAGATCTTCAGCGAAACATCGTCTTTGTCGAACAGGGTAAGGATCATCCCGCCCTCTACACCTCTTCTCTGACCGCTACTGAAGCGAGCTGGGTAAACGGCCCACCTCTTCACCTCCCCTTCCGCTGCAGAGCAAAGGTGCGCTACCGGCAGGAAGATCAGGAGTGCATCATCACACGCATCGATGGTGATAAGATCGAAGTCTCCTTCCCCCAACCTCAACGCGCGGTCACTCCTCGCCAGTCGATCGTCTTCTACCAAGACTCAATCTGCCTTGGCGGCGCCATGATCGCCCCCTAA
- a CDS encoding GNAT family N-acetyltransferase yields the protein MTQTVAIRMVPLDWQIPVEYPENMEGKTLGQTALELSDLVVDWIFCSDGTARVDLAKRKMDAEVILSDTVRIWHRDQDDECSCLGVAFKVFICFTIFIPALIAKTILRAYYSFEEERKIYSQKSGGSLAAAAASSSAAGSSGGSGEKSLKMFSAQTAGQATCFNALYDLRAYVGDHTFYAGSTVDAIFNSGRFKGDGNNVFFAEEGIKNIGFIVVGPNKYSNEKTLDITRLVVHPDSRRKGVATQLLNEAIQYAKSLGKESLTVYLPSWADDEKGDKYALTLDFVRGAAKKLGLPEKNDAQSITIDLRSKPPAAAPVAAAEESKGDAKEEGSI from the coding sequence ATGACTCAAACAGTTGCAATCCGAATGGTTCCGTTAGATTGGCAGATCCCTGTGGAATATCCAGAGAATATGGAGGGAAAGACCTTGGGCCAAACGGCGCTAGAGCTCTCAGATCTTGTTGTCGACTGGATCTTCTGTAGCGATGGGACGGCAAGAGTTGATCTGGCAAAACGCAAGATGGATGCGGAAGTGATTCTGAGTGACACGGTGAGGATTTGGCATAGAGATCAGGATGATGAGTGCTCATGCCTAGGTGTAGCTTTCAAAGTATTCATCTGCTTCACCATTTTTATTCCTGCCCTCATCGCAAAAACCATTCTGCGCGCCTACTACTCCTTTGAAGAAGAAAGAAAAATTTATTCACAGAAGTCCGGCGGCAGCTTAGCTGCGGCCGCTGCAAGCTCATCAGCTGCAGGATCGTCGGGTGGAAGCGGAGAAAAGAGTCTTAAAATGTTCAGCGCGCAAACAGCAGGACAAGCAACTTGTTTCAACGCTCTTTACGACCTTAGAGCCTATGTTGGTGATCACACTTTTTATGCCGGTTCGACTGTAGATGCAATCTTTAATAGCGGAAGATTCAAAGGCGATGGTAACAATGTCTTCTTTGCAGAAGAGGGTATCAAAAACATAGGGTTTATCGTTGTAGGACCAAATAAATATAGCAATGAGAAGACCCTGGATATCACTCGACTTGTTGTACACCCCGACAGCAGAAGAAAGGGCGTTGCAACTCAGCTCTTAAATGAAGCTATCCAGTACGCAAAGTCTCTAGGTAAAGAGAGCTTGACGGTTTATTTACCGTCTTGGGCTGATGATGAAAAAGGCGACAAGTACGCCTTAACTCTAGACTTTGTACGCGGTGCAGCCAAAAAGTTGGGCCTCCCAGAAAAGAATGATGCCCAATCTATTACCATCGATCTTAGATCTAAACCCCCTGCCGCGGCTCCCGTAGCTGCAGCGGAAGAGAGCAAGGGCGACGCAAAAGAAGAAGGCTCAATCTAA
- a CDS encoding GNAT family N-acetyltransferase, whose protein sequence is MAQATYTRRAIDWSIPVRYPENMEEKTWAQTALELSDWLIDLFFWSEFVATLKKPEHTVEVVHGSTVKLTFSKHDECADYLVTAFKVLLCCTVILPLIALVVKTVLRAQYTFEYEGRRPPLHSHEPPAASAGSAATAAVGISTAGAPFKIIDALEVGRDAALAMMKRIGSYDFHHFHDEEHIDAIFNPKPGDTSEIKIFLMQVEGEAVGLILVDRDGYSQMPDREMKMWIHVKEGSREKGYGRALLQRAIEYAKSQNKEKLVARLPIMQMYDSFTPFIRRAAPKLGVALAGMSGQFFEINLKPTAAVEETPDVDVPFEIRDALQVGREATVAIMDELTPASERLYTEALLREVFEPEADSAEKSKIFLLQAERGQIGFVVVQQPEIDAMGFNLNEMTLERLAVKMDNEKQKLALLSKAIEHAKERGKGYFSFSTKHIDLSFVESASKKLGLTFKHSTDESYWLWFKKFAATPAAEQTSAAGASLVITARAESKQ, encoded by the coding sequence ATGGCGCAAGCAACATATACACGACGTGCAATAGACTGGTCTATTCCAGTGCGTTATCCAGAGAATATGGAGGAGAAGACCTGGGCCCAAACAGCTCTTGAGCTCTCCGACTGGCTTATCGACCTCTTCTTCTGGAGTGAATTTGTAGCTACTCTCAAAAAGCCTGAACATACTGTGGAGGTCGTGCATGGCTCGACAGTCAAGCTTACCTTTTCTAAGCATGACGAGTGTGCGGACTATCTAGTTACCGCTTTTAAAGTGCTCCTCTGCTGCACCGTCATCCTCCCTTTAATTGCTCTGGTCGTAAAAACGGTTCTGCGCGCGCAGTACACCTTCGAATATGAAGGAAGAAGACCTCCCCTTCATTCTCACGAACCTCCCGCAGCTTCTGCAGGCTCTGCTGCAACCGCAGCAGTAGGAATCTCAACTGCAGGCGCTCCTTTCAAGATCATCGATGCGCTGGAAGTGGGAAGAGATGCCGCCTTGGCAATGATGAAGAGAATAGGCAGCTATGATTTTCATCACTTCCATGATGAAGAGCACATAGATGCTATTTTCAATCCAAAGCCGGGAGATACCAGTGAGATCAAGATCTTTCTGATGCAAGTCGAAGGAGAAGCTGTCGGTCTTATCCTTGTTGACAGAGATGGTTACTCCCAGATGCCAGATAGGGAGATGAAGATGTGGATACACGTTAAGGAAGGAAGTAGAGAGAAGGGTTACGGAAGGGCTCTGCTCCAGAGAGCTATTGAGTATGCAAAAAGCCAAAACAAAGAAAAACTTGTAGCCCGCCTTCCCATAATGCAAATGTATGATTCATTCACCCCGTTTATTAGACGAGCTGCACCTAAATTAGGAGTTGCATTGGCCGGAATGAGTGGTCAGTTTTTTGAAATCAATCTTAAGCCAACAGCCGCAGTCGAAGAAACTCCAGATGTAGATGTTCCCTTCGAGATCCGCGATGCGCTACAAGTCGGAAGAGAGGCTACTGTTGCAATTATGGATGAGCTCACTCCTGCTTCTGAGCGTTTATACACAGAAGCTCTCCTTAGAGAAGTCTTCGAACCAGAAGCAGATAGCGCAGAGAAGAGCAAAATTTTCCTTTTGCAAGCCGAAAGAGGTCAGATCGGTTTTGTCGTAGTGCAGCAGCCTGAAATTGACGCTATGGGCTTTAATCTGAATGAGATGACTTTAGAGCGGCTTGCAGTAAAAATGGATAACGAAAAGCAGAAACTGGCTCTACTATCTAAAGCGATTGAGCATGCAAAAGAGAGAGGGAAGGGATACTTCTCTTTTTCGACTAAACATATCGATCTCTCATTTGTGGAAAGCGCGAGTAAAAAGCTAGGGTTAACGTTTAAACACTCGACCGATGAATCCTACTGGCTCTGGTTTAAAAAATTTGCAGCTACCCCAGCAGCCGAACAGACCTCAGCTGCAGGCGCTTCCTTAGTGATTACTGCTCGAGCGGAGTCGAAACAGTGA
- a CDS encoding GNAT family N-acetyltransferase: protein MTLVNTYIPWTIPVRYPANMPNQTLAEKVLELSDDLIAFCLCIDSVASLNRDSSMVAPGNFVDITTRAPPLLLETVIKVLACVTIILPILALIAKTVLRLQYTFVNQVWIERTNVGFTAGLATAIPPAQVLKVEKPTPPIVARAPEKRVIIDRSFNWRNLESVKNLDLRAPHVVTISEKQGRGSVFVNRTYTIYLETVFDKVVRRIILAKETGKKEEAGESYESLGLLDDADDVDRLYGDGAVQDDLPDIVYEKAFKIASKELLETVCRILKKEKCINGYAKVVGDKHDQQPEYPGYTVFLIKNGESSVKESKQDQPVELTQPSSVEPSEKAASKPKVLGAAGVKLLDAIELGTSESLQEAFKGLKSACQHSALTSYQRDYNNYVMEIFPYRSSKSYHSQSNQIKSENLQVVFADVAGKKVGVIVTQTYSASPDMRTQEAAHITYVLVNPDYRRSGIGTRLVEEAMRRAQGVGKQYLYIKSSPHEQFLWSFTQKIGSKGSQLECVDHRDVGCSSYKEMFYLKSDFSEWHSLL, encoded by the coding sequence GTGACGCTTGTTAATACATACATTCCTTGGACAATACCCGTTCGCTATCCAGCGAATATGCCAAATCAAACCCTTGCTGAGAAAGTTCTAGAATTATCCGATGATCTAATCGCATTTTGCCTCTGCATAGATAGTGTGGCCTCTTTAAACAGAGATTCATCAATGGTGGCGCCAGGTAATTTTGTGGATATTACGACTAGAGCCCCACCTCTACTGCTCGAGACAGTGATTAAAGTCCTTGCTTGCGTTACTATTATCCTTCCTATTCTTGCACTCATTGCAAAAACAGTTCTTCGCTTGCAATACACCTTCGTAAACCAGGTCTGGATTGAGCGTACTAATGTGGGATTTACAGCCGGCCTAGCAACTGCGATTCCGCCTGCTCAGGTTCTTAAAGTTGAAAAGCCGACGCCCCCCATAGTAGCAAGAGCTCCTGAAAAGAGGGTTATTATCGATAGAAGTTTCAACTGGAGAAATCTCGAGTCTGTAAAAAATCTCGATCTTCGAGCTCCTCATGTTGTCACCATCTCTGAAAAACAAGGAAGAGGGTCTGTATTTGTAAACCGGACATATACGATCTATCTGGAAACAGTTTTTGATAAAGTTGTCCGTAGGATTATTTTAGCGAAAGAAACTGGTAAGAAAGAAGAGGCAGGAGAAAGTTATGAAAGCCTGGGACTTCTTGATGATGCTGATGACGTTGATCGACTTTATGGGGATGGCGCTGTTCAAGATGATCTACCAGATATTGTCTATGAAAAGGCCTTTAAAATTGCAAGCAAGGAGCTTTTAGAGACTGTTTGCAGAATCCTCAAAAAAGAAAAGTGTATTAACGGTTACGCGAAAGTGGTGGGCGATAAACATGACCAACAGCCAGAATATCCAGGCTATACCGTTTTCTTGATCAAAAATGGAGAATCTTCTGTTAAAGAATCCAAACAAGACCAGCCAGTAGAACTTACTCAGCCATCTAGCGTGGAACCTTCCGAAAAAGCTGCATCTAAACCTAAGGTATTAGGAGCTGCGGGTGTGAAACTGCTCGATGCGATAGAGCTGGGTACGAGTGAAAGTCTACAAGAAGCTTTTAAAGGCTTAAAGAGTGCCTGTCAGCACTCTGCTTTGACATCTTATCAAAGAGACTACAACAATTATGTGATGGAGATCTTTCCATATAGAAGTAGTAAGTCGTATCATAGTCAATCGAACCAGATTAAATCAGAGAATTTGCAGGTTGTTTTTGCGGATGTTGCTGGCAAGAAGGTCGGCGTTATCGTCACGCAGACATACTCAGCTTCTCCTGACATGCGCACTCAAGAGGCGGCCCATATCACATATGTTCTCGTGAACCCAGATTATAGAAGGTCTGGCATTGGAACAAGGCTGGTTGAAGAGGCAATGAGACGCGCACAGGGGGTGGGAAAACAATACCTCTATATTAAATCCAGTCCGCATGAGCAGTTTCTCTGGAGCTTCACTCAAAAAATCGGGTCAAAAGGCTCACAACTCGAATGCGTTGATCATCGTGATGTGGGTTGCAGCTCCTATAAAGAGATGTTCTACTTAAAGAGTGATTTCTCCGAATGGCACTCTCTGCTATGA